In Oryza sativa Japonica Group chromosome 1, ASM3414082v1, the genomic stretch cacggcccggcgcgcgcgcgcgcgtgtggcattccgacccccacctcaactggtcaacagggagcctctaataactccctatttaggttgagatatttctcgcttaaatccagaggtggtattattatcctcaacatttattatgggcctttgagatttaatattataagttgggcctagcccaattattctaacaatggcggcggtggtgcgccgccgccgacaggagctgcgccgccgccgacgccgacaggagctggatccggagctggtgcgccaggaggaggtgccgtgaacgactacaacaacggaggcaattctgcctcaccatccagcggagggccattctcggggtataatcttctccttctactgctgttagcgctactcctgttcccattgttagcgctatactgtgtgcgctatgttcttgttcctgttctacatgatgcctctagcatgttatcgcattactggtatgttcctgtttctgacattcatgatgcgcatagtatgctactggttatgttaagatcaccctacactgcttatgccatgatcatagtttcaatttcttggattaaaatataccgaataatgactatatttccaacaacaacaactaTAAACACAATATTGACCTGGTCTGGTCATGCCATATCCTCCTTGTCCAACTCAAACTGCAGTGCTAGTGTTAATCAACACGATTCAAATTAACGATTTTCAGCCGGTGAAGAATCTTCTCCATGACTGCCACGGAAGAAAACCGCCTGTCAATGAAACACGGCGACACACATTGTCAGTTATCATACTGTCAGCACACCACACAGTTCAAGTCCTGAAAAATTGCTGCTGCAAACATACTGAAACAGAGGATTCAGTACGTACCACACCCTTGGCAGCGAACGTAGTAATCCTTCTTCATCACAAGCCCAGAGCCTCCACAGATTTCACATTTCTTCTGTGCAATCTGAAATACAGGAGAAGACAATAATCAAGTGAAGGACAGTAAAACTTGGTAAGGAAtggtctgaaactctgaatgtcTGATCGATAAGCACTATCCTCTTCACACTCGTATTTCAGTGTCAAACTGTCAATAAGAACTGTTTAATGAACATTAGTACTAACAACTAGCTGCTCCATCCGTTCCCAAATATTTGTCACTATTGCATAACCCTCACTTTCAtgataagtactccctccgtcccaaaatatagcaacttttggtTGGATGGGATAAATCTTAGTactaacgaatctggacatgcctCTATGTCCCATCTAactaaaagttgctatattttggaacggagggagtagtatttttgcGTTCAGTTTAGAGGGGCAGCAAAGAGGACTGGAGTCTGGAGGGTGCAATTCTACTCAGCAGATTTCATGCAGCTAGCGACTAGCGAGCAAGGAAACAGTAAACCAACACTCACAATTCTCTTGCCGAACTCGAccccggcgacgacgaaggGAGTCACTCCAGCTGCACAAAACCCGGTCAATACCATACCATGATCAAGCACATCACAATTTGTGGGAAGTGATGAGGAAGCGAAGCCGAACCGAAGCGTACGACAACATGGACGCACCTACAGCGCCGACGACGATCTGCCACGTGATCTGCGGGGGCGGGACGTCCGCCGCggcggacgccgccgcggcggcaacggccgcAGCGGCGGACGGCCCGTCCACTGCGCGAGCGACGGCGCCCCGgccggcgggagcgggagcggcccTCCTGCCGACGACGCTGCCGGCAGCCGGGAAGAGGTCGCCGCGCCCGGGGACCGCCAGGCCAGGCAGCGGGCCACTGCCCGGCAGGCAAGGGGGAGCAAAAGCACGAGGCCGCATCGCCGCCACAATCTGCACGGGCTCTGCTTCTGGTTGGTCGGGCGAGCGTCCACTTGTATTCGTTCTGGCAGTGCTAGCCGGGAGCGAGGCTCTATGGCCTCTACCACACGATGCTTCTTTCCACGATAAATACTCTATCCACCATAAATACTCCGAGTTTCCAACATCAAATTTATCCACATTGTGAGGCTTGGCGAGGGGTgaggattttttaaaaaaattctttttGCCAACACTTTGCTTACTCACAAGTCCATAACTACATAGGAGTATTCACAATTCCAGATAAAACTAAAAATTCCCGAGTTGTAGAGTTCACCTTGTTACGCCGCACGAGATTGCAGCAATCAACAAAATATTATTACGCCCGGAACTCATGTGAGCGAATACCAAACAAAATTCTTTTAATGACATGTTCCTCACTTGATCGAATGTGCTTTGATCATAAAATTCCAGCGTAATTTGGTTAGATACCTATCCCTCGGTACGAATaagaaaaaagggggggggggaacgtGCAATAActatcaaagtaaaaggtatcTCTGGGACCCAAGTTGACAAAATTACAATTCCGAAATTAAAAGGCTCACTCAGAACTCAGAACAGAGGTGTCGTGCCTGTAAAGTGTTGTAGATTACTCAGATTTCCTTCCAAAAGATCTATAATCATCTCCGCCATAAGCGGCCCTGATGCTTTTGCTCCTGCATGCGCCTACAAAAATGGCAGATTATGTTCGTTAGGTTGTGGTAAAAATGTGGCTTGCAACACATTTTTTTCCATGTCCAGGTTAATGTGAAACAGATAGTTTGTTCGTTTACATCAGAGAATCCACAACGAAATGCTCGTTGccaaacaagaaagaaaaatgtCTTGTAGTTACAAGCATAACAGCATTTCCTATATTCGAGCATTCGCACAACTATAACTCTATATTAACAATATTGAAGAATAATATCGTGtgaaaaacatataaaatatacggtgattttaattaatatttttaaaattttgagtattagcatgagaaaaaaaaatataaaggcCAACATTTTGGGATAGTACGATATGAATATAAATGGAAGGTcagtttaataaatattttaatgtaAAAGCAGAgcataagaattttttttattcaatgTAGGGGATCTATTTGATATTTGCTAACTAAATATAACTACATAAATCaacataaaaattaattttctgttctcttcctttttaattttatttggtTTGCAGGTGAATCGAGCTGGCTAGCTAAGTAGTACATTCATCGTAAAATAAACCTACTTTTATACATAAATGTTGACATAACCTATGTTGAGATTTATAtgcataaaataaataaatatttttttatattaatatgGATATAGATTACGAATAATGTATAAAAATAGTTTATTTAGGCACAAATCCTATTGTTAGTAGGTGATGATGTGACATGGTTACGTGTTGAGCTTTAGGAGTTAATGGATACCAACTTTATACTaagatactccatccattccataatataaggcacaaccacttttttagatgttccataatactacctccgttttttaatagatgacgccgttgactttttctcacatgtttgaccattcgtcttattcaaaaattttatgcaaatgtataagatataaatcacacttaaaggactatgagtgataaaacaactcataacaaaataaattataattacgtaaattttttgaataagacgaatggtcaaacatgtgagaaaaagtcaacggcgttatctattaaaaaatggagggagtataagaaatgcatgcatgtaggcaATTAATTATGAccccttctccattaaattattacttttttaaatcctccactctcatgttctctaattctattggatgcatgcattgtatttattaggataatccaaactacaagatgataataattattttcttggtttttgggttaagggtggttatgacttatattttggaatggagggagtaggataCGGCAAAAATTGAAAAGGGTACGGGTACATATAGTTCTTTCTGTACTCTTCCTGCTATTCTCATTCTCAAGAGTGTTGGAAGGGTCCAGAGTTTTAACGGTAATGTTTGCTTTTTGACTGCTCCTGCTCTCTTCGATCCAACGGTCTTTTTTCATTTCAATTGTGCATCTGATGAGTCATACTTGTTTGATGGCGTGGCTTATTCTGGTGCAATCCATGGATTTACTTTCACTTGAGAAGATTAGCATCAGCTACAACTATTTGAAGATTATGGAAAGCATCTGCTTACCTCTGGTGCTCCTTTGAACGCTCAATAAACTCAGCAGGTATATCACGGCCTTGATAGGACGCAAGAACAGCCCTGATATCCGAAGGTCTTGCCATAGCAACATCTGCCGCACAGATTGACAAGAATGAAAAACAGAAATACCAAGGATGCAAGTGGGGCAATCAAGCATGCTTCAAAAACCACAGGAATGAAATAATATGAGGGGTTAGTTGGCTAATGCACTTGCATTCCTAAGAACcacaaaaatggaaaaaaaaaataactggaTGACAGGATAATAAGAGAAATTGATTAAAAGTCTTACATTCAAGAAAGGGAATAAGATCAAGCAGTTGAGTGTCATCATTTTCAAGCTTCCAAGGTTTGATCTCAACACAATTTTCAGGCTGCAGGCATGATTCCAGAGCATGCCCACTGATATAAATGACTTGTGCGGGATTTCTGTTTAGCTTTGATAAATCCTGTAAATGACAACATAACATAAaagacacaaaaaaaaagttatatgctGCAAAAATACAGCTGCCCAGGTGTTTTAATTACAAAAGAATAATATTGcctcgtactccctccgtttcacaatgtaagtcattctagcatttcccacattcattaacatcaatatgaatgtaggaaatgctagaatgacttacattgtgaaacggaggaagtagattaTACTACCTACATCCCTAAAAGATAGTCTTCTTGGTTATGATACTTTAGTTTTAAGAAAACAAatccaagttcaaattcaaagtAGGATTTGTCAAGGAAAAAAGAACACCTAACTGTCAGCAAACTGTTCGGTGAGCAGCTTATCAGCACTTAGATAAACAA encodes the following:
- the LOC4327025 gene encoding uncharacterized protein translates to MRPRAFAPPCLPGSGPLPGLAVPGRGDLFPAAGSVVGRRAAPAPAGRGAVARAVDGPSAAAAVAAAAASAAADVPPPQITWQIVVGAVAGVTPFVVAGVEFGKRIIAQKKCEICGGSGLVMKKDYYVRCQGCGGFLPWQSWRRFFTG